Proteins found in one Streptomyces sp. NBC_00461 genomic segment:
- a CDS encoding roadblock/LC7 domain-containing protein, with product MSQAAQNLNWLITNFVDNTPGVSHTVVVSADGLLLAMSEGFPRDRADQLAAVASGLTSLTAGASRIFEGGSVNQTVVEMERGFLFIMSVSDGSSLAVLAHPEADIGLIGYEMALLVDRAGSVLTPDLRAELQGSLLN from the coding sequence ATGAGCCAGGCGGCACAGAACCTGAACTGGTTGATCACCAACTTCGTGGACAACACCCCGGGGGTGTCCCACACCGTGGTGGTCTCCGCCGACGGACTCCTTCTGGCGATGTCCGAAGGGTTCCCGCGCGACCGTGCCGACCAGCTGGCGGCCGTCGCGTCGGGTCTGACCTCACTGACCGCCGGTGCCTCGCGCATCTTCGAGGGCGGCAGCGTGAACCAGACGGTTGTGGAGATGGAGCGGGGATTCCTCTTCATCATGTCCGTATCCGACGGTTCCTCGCTCGCAGTCCTGGCACACCCGGAGGCGGACATCGGCCTCATTGGGTACGAGATGGCTCTTCTGGTGGACCGTGCCGGTTCGGTCCTGACGCCGGATCTCCGTGCGGAGCTCCAGGGCAGCCTGCTCAACTGA
- a CDS encoding DUF742 domain-containing protein — translation MATPPGGSSSGNWSYGPAQGQGDGSQNPNRYNFPSAPSHRRQQPYAPQGPQGPGPSPYDQPPAPRIQPVQPQRRSPEPAPAGSSSNPLVRPYAMTGGRTRPRYQLAIEALVHTTAQPHQMQGQLPEHQRICNLCREIKSVAEISALLTIPLGVARILVADLAEAGLVAIHQPGGDENAGGQPDVTLLERVLSGLRKL, via the coding sequence GTGGCAACACCCCCAGGCGGTTCGTCCTCGGGCAACTGGTCGTACGGCCCTGCCCAGGGCCAGGGCGACGGTTCCCAGAACCCGAACCGTTACAACTTCCCCTCCGCCCCGAGCCACCGGCGTCAGCAGCCGTACGCGCCCCAGGGTCCGCAGGGCCCCGGGCCGTCGCCGTACGATCAGCCGCCGGCGCCGCGCATCCAGCCCGTGCAGCCGCAGCGACGTTCCCCTGAGCCGGCGCCCGCAGGGTCGTCGAGCAACCCCCTGGTGCGCCCGTACGCCATGACGGGCGGCCGCACCAGGCCCCGCTACCAGCTCGCCATCGAGGCGCTGGTGCACACCACCGCGCAGCCGCACCAGATGCAGGGCCAGCTGCCCGAGCATCAGCGGATCTGCAACCTCTGCCGGGAGATCAAGTCGGTTGCCGAGATCTCGGCACTCCTGACGATCCCTCTCGGCGTGGCCAGGATCCTCGTCGCCGACTTGGCGGAGGCGGGACTGGTCGCGATTCATCAGCCCGGCGGCGACGAGAACGCCGGCGGCCAGCCAGACGTGACACTGCTCGAAAGGGTGCTCAGTGGACTTCGCAAGCTCTAG